The Spirosoma sp. SC4-14 DNA window TCAACAAAGCCAATACCCGCAATTTTTACCTGACCAAGGCCTACATGCACGAACGAAAGGGCGAGTATGCTGTTGCCGCCGGTATTCTCGATGCCACGTTTCCACTACTCAAGAAAGGCGAATCGACCGCTCGTTTACACCTGATTGCGGGGCAGCTTTATGACCTGACTGGCCAACCCAACAAAGCAATTGCCCACTACAGAAAGGTTTTAAAATCGGGGCCAACTTACGATCAGTCATTCTATGCGAATCTGTATGCAATTCAGAGCAATGGCCTGACCGGCGATCAAAAACGACTGGCTCAATCGACCGAAACGTTTGAAAATATGCTGGCCGACCGTAAAAACGTGGATCTAAAAGATAAAATCTACTTTACAATGGGGTTGCTCGAAGCCCGAAACGGCCATATCGACAAAGCCATTAAGTTATATAGTCAGTCAATCCAGGCAGCGGGTTCCAATACGACGCAGATTCCGTATACCTACCTGGAAATTGGGAAGCTCTATTTCGACAAAAAAACCGATTATGCCAAAGCTAAAGTCTATTACGATAGTGCCTTGGCACTAATGCCCAAACAAACTTCCGACTATGCGGCTCTTGTAAATCGCAAGAAAACGCTGGATGAGTTTGTACAATACCAAACGACCATTCGAACCGACGATAGCTTATTGCATCTGGCTCAAATGAATCCGGCTGCACTTGATAAATTGCTGGATCATGTTATCGATCAAAAAGAAAAGGAAGAGAAAGCTCAGGCCGAACTCGCCCGTCAGATTGTTGAAAAAGCATCGAATGGAACTATCAATGCCATTCCGGGTGCTACCAATTCCGACCTCCAGCCCAACGAACGGTGGGTGCTCTATAATCCGGTAGCTCTCAGCCAGGGAAAGCAGGAATTTTCGGCCCGATGGGGAAACCGGCCGCTCGAAGATAACTGGCGACGCAGTAACAAAGAAGCCGTTGATGCCGTTGCCGGAACCAATAACCCGCTTGCGGGTGCTGTTCCTGCTGGCAATGTCAGTTCCAATGCCCCTTTACAGCAGGATGCCCGCAACGCAACAGCATCGACAGCCACAACTCCCTCGGCCCGAAAGGCACAAAAAGATGCTTTTTATGCCAAGATTCCGTTCTCGCCCGAAGCTCAGGCTCAGGCGAATCAACGCATCGAGAACGCACTCTATAAACTTGGAAAGCTCTACAAATTCCAGCTAAATCAGCCAACCGACGCCATTACAACATTTGAACAGTTGCTGACACGCTATCCCAACACCTTACAAAAGCCCGAAATCTATTATCTGCTCCACTTATCGAATGAGCAGCTAAGCAAAGCCTCGAACTGGAAAGACAAACTCCTGGCCGAATATCCCAATACGTCGTATGCCCGGCTAGTTGGTCGAACAATGGAGCAATCGACCGATAGCGAAGCCAAAGCCCTGGCAACCTACACCCGAATTTATGACCTTTACAAAGCCAACAATCTGAACGAAGCGTTGGCTCAGGCCGAAAATTCGCTGGGTGCGTTAGCCGGTACGCAACTGGAAGACAAACTGGCTTTGCTGCGCATCATACTTATTGGTAAATTACGTGGTGTAGATGCCTACCGTCTGGCACTCAACGAATTTATTCGCGACTACCCAGCCAGTCCATTACTCACTCACGTCAAGGAAATGCAGGTTGCCGCCAACAAGCCAGCGATTAAATAAGTGAGCGAATTATGGATTGAGTAAATGGCTGAGCCCCTCAAAAAGTGATTCAGTCAATTACTTAGAAACGGCGATTCATAAACAAATCATAAACTCCTACACACCCATAATGATTGAATTTGCACCCGGTCGGTATCGAACCCTGATAAAAAAACTCTGGCAATTTGCCTTTGTCGGCATTGTCCTGGTTATTTTCTATATACTGGCTGTCAGTTACAATTTTCTATGGCTTTTTGGTGGAATGCCCAGCCTGAAAGCACTGGAAAACCCTCAGAGTGAAGTTGCCTCGGAAGTATACACCGCCGACAATCAACTATTAGGGAAATATTATGTAGAAAACCGCACTCCTGTCGAAATCACCCAGGTTTCGCCCAACGTTGTGTCGGCATTGCTGGCTACTGAAGATGCTCGTTTTGTGAAGCACTCCGGCATTGACCCCCGGTCTTTCTTTCGGGTAATAAAAGGATTGGCAACCGGCAACAGCAGCTCGGGAGGAGGTAGCACACTTACGCAGCAGGTAGCCAAAAACCTGTTCGATACGCGGGGCGAAAAGCTTAGAGGAGCCCTGGGCAATATTCCGATTATTAAAACGGTCATCGAAAAAACGAAAGAGTGGATTCTGTCAGTACGGCTTGAGCGAAACTACACCAAGCAGGAAATCATGATGATGTACCTCAATACGGTGTCGTTCGGCAACAATACCTATGGCATAAAAACAGCTGCTAAAACTTATTTCAACAAAGAACCCTGGAACCTGAATGTTGAAGAGGCCGCTTTGCTGGTAGGAATGCTACAGAATCCATCGCGCTATAACCCCAGAGTCTTCGAAGAGCGCTCCCAACAACGCCGGAATGTGGTTCTGAGCCAAATGCAACGATATGCTTTCCTGAGCGAAGAGCAATTTGCGACCTATAAACAAAAACCCATCCAGCTCGACTTTAGTATCGAGAACCAGAATACAGGGATGGCGGCCTACTTCCGATCGGTCATTAAAGATGATATTAAAGCTTTTATTGATCAGTATAATCAGGACAATCCTGATGCCGAACTAGATCTCTATACGAGTGGCCTGCGAATTTATACGACCATCGATTCGCGGATGCAGACCTATGCTGAAGAAGCCGTTATGGCCAACATGCGCGATCAGCAACGCAAGTTTTATGAGCACTGGCGGGGCCGGAATCCGTGGGTTCAGAAAAATTCAAAGACAAAGAAATACGAAGAGATTCCGGGCTTTATTGAACGAGTTGCCAGCCGAACATCGCGGTTCAAACAATTGAAAGCAGAATTCGGTAACGACGAAAAAGCCATATGGCGCGAAATGCGCAAACCCGTTAAAATGAAGGTGTTTGTGTATGGGGGGCGTCGCAACGAAAAAGATACCACAATGAGTCCGCTGGATTCAATTCGGTACTATAAACGATTGCTCAATACAGGCTTCATGTCGATGGACCCGCGTTATGGACACGTAAAAGCCTGGGTGGGTGGTATCAACTTCAAACACATCAAATTTGACCACGTCCGTCAAAGTCGACGTCAGCCAGGATCGACCTTTAAACCGTTTGTATACCTTACGGCTATGGATCAGGGTTTTGTTACACCCTGTACCCACATTACCGATCAGCCAACAACCTTTGCTCACGGCGAAGATAACAACGGAGGACCAGCCTGGACGCCTAAGAATTCGAACGGAAAATACAGCTACCGCGATCTGACACTTCGCGAAGCCTTAGGTCAATCGATCAATACCGTGAGTGCACAGCTTATTAAAAAAACCCGGGCTGAACCAGTTATTAAGTATGCGCACGATATGGGTATAATGAGCAAAGACTTACCCGAAAATCCGACATTATGTCTGGGCACGGGTGATGTGTCGGTCTATGAAATGGTATCGGCTTATTGTGCTTTCGCCAATGGTGGCATTCGGGTTCGGCCGATGCTGATTTTACGGATTACCGATAAAAACGGTAATTTATTAAAAGCCTTTACGGCCGATGCCAACCAGGTTATCAGCGCCAAGAGTGCTTATGAAATGCTCTATCTGATGCGTGGTGCTGTCGAAGACCCAAACGGAACCGCTCAGCGCCTTCGGACACAGTATAAACTGCTGGAAGGTGGCAATGAGATTGCTGCCAAAACCGGAACAACCTCGAACTACTCCGATGCCTGGTTTATGGGTATGACCCAGCATTTGGTATCGGGCCTTTGGGTTGGTGGCGATGATCGGTCTATTCACTTCCGGACAATTGAGCTAGGCCAGGGTGGCCGTATGGCTATGCCGGCATGGGGTATGTATATGCAAAAGATCTATGCAGATCCTACGCTTACCAAGTATCGTCCTGAGCCCTTCCGCAAACCGAACAATTTTAAAATCGACTGCGGTGGCTATCATATCGACTCATCGCAACGGTATATACCGCCTAAAGTAGTGCCGGAAGATGAAGACGAGATTCTTCAATAAACCAATCAGGGTAGCGATCGGCTACCCTTTTTTGTAAAAAAAGACAAGCAACCTTTCAACTGTATTGATTGTTCTATGAAAGCCCCTATTCCCCAAAAAGGGGCTTTAGCAACTCCCCTTTGGGGTTGGGGGCTTTTATGGCGGAATTCGACTATAAACAAGAACTAACCAAAGTTCCTCATGAACCAGGCGTCTATCGCTATTTCGACGCAACTGGCGAAGTTATTTACGTTGGCAAAGCGAAAGATCTGAAAAATCGCGTTAGCAGCTACTTTACGAATTCGAAACAACACGATCGTAAAACCCTTCGGCTGGTCAGTCAGATTCGTAAAATCGAGTTTACGATTGTGCATACCGAATTTGACGCTCTCCTGCTCGAAAATCAGCTTATTAAGCGGTATCAGCCTAAATTCAACATCCTGCTCCGCGACGACAAAACATATCCGTTTGTGTGCGTTACGAATGAGAATTTCCCCCGCGTGATTACAACTCGTCGGGTCGATCGGAAACTCGGTACGTTCTACGGACCTTTTGCGAACCTGAAACCCATGTATACGGTGCTGGATATGTTCAGTCAGTTGTTCACAATTCGCACCTGCAACTATAATCTGTCGCCCGAAAATGTTGCCACTGGTAAGTTCAAGGTCTGTCTGGAATACCACATTGGCAATTGCAAAGGCCCCTGCGAGGGCAAGCAGCCTGAAGCCGATTATGATAAGGACATTGAACAGGTTCATCATATTCTGAAAGGTAATCTGAAACCAGCGCAGGAATATTTTAAAGCGCGGATGGTTGAAGCGGCCAATGATCTGGCATTTGAGCAAGCCCAGCAGTATAAGGAAAAGATGGATGTGCTGCAGCGGTTCCAAAGCAAATCGACGGTTGTGAACCCCAAAATTGCTGATGCCGACGTTTTTTCGATTGCTTCCGACGAATCGGCTGCCTATATCAACTTTATGAAAGTAGTAAACGGCACCATTGTGCAGGCGCATACGGTTGAGGTTAAAAAGAAGCTGGATGAGACTGATTCCGACCTGTTGGCTATGCTGATCGTTGAGTTTCGGGAGCAATACGGTAGCCAGGCCAAGGAAATTATTACTAACATTCCGCTGGATGTCGATCTACAGGCCGAAATAACGATTCCACAAATTGGCGACAAGAAAAAATTGCTGGATATGTCGTTGAAAAATGTGTTGTATTTCCGGCGCGAACGCCAGGATCGGGCTGCTGCCGAAGCAACGGCTAATGCCAGCAAAAAAGACCGGGTACTGATTCGACTGAAGCAGGATCTACAACTCAAAAGCCTTCCAAACCGGATCGAATGCTTTGATAATTCCAATATTCAGGGCACAAATCCAGTTTCGGCTATGGTCTGCTTCATCGATGGGAAACCAGCCAATAAGGAATATCGGCACTTTTCGATTAAAACAGTAGTAGGACCTAATGACTTTGCCAGTATGTATGAAGTGGTTACCCGCCGATATACCCGCGTACTCGACGAACAGAGCGGTCTACCCGATCTTATTGTGATTGACGGTGGCAAAGGTCAGCTAAGTGCGGCCTGCGAAGCGCTCAAGGCACTCGATCTATATGGTAAAATTCCTATTATTGGTATTGCCAAACGGTTGGAAGAAATCTATTTTCCCGAAGATAGCCTTCCGCTCTACATCGACAAAAAATCGGAATCGTTGAAATTGATCCAGCGTATCCGCGACGAAGCCCACCGCTTCGCCATCACTTACCACCGCGACAAACGCAGCCGAAATAGTCTTATCAGCGAATTAGAGAATGTAGAGGGTATTGGAAAGAAAACTGCTGCTAAGTTGCTGAAACACTTTAAAGGCGTCACCAAAATTCGGGAAGCTTCATTCGATGAAGTGGCCGAAGTTGTTGGCAAAGACCGAGCGACAAAGCTCAAAGAATATTTTGATGCGATCGAACAGTAAAATCACAATACATACACCTATAAAAAAAGGAGCCAGAAGAGGCTCCTTTTTTTATAGGGTATTATTCTTAGTATTCCCAGAGGCTATGCTCGGTTTCCATCAGTTCATATTCAGTCTGGTACGATTTCAGCAGGCCTTCGCGGTCGCCATACATACCCACCAAATCCTGATCACCGGGATTAGCCACCTTCGTTATACGGCCATAGAACAGGCGTAAATCGAATGCATCGGCCAGGTTTTTATGTTGAGCCTGGTTTTGCGGGTTATACCAGATAAACTTCTTCGGATCGCTACGGAACAGCTTGTCCAGATCTTTGTATTTGAACGATGCGATGGGCACTTCAAATCCAGCCGGGTTTTTATCAGCAGGAAGCAGGAGTGTTACCGTCTGAATATCGTAATACAAACGTGAACGCTTACGGTCAAAGATCCAGTCTTCTTTTATCTCAAGAATATTTAGCTCTTTTGGGAAATACTCGTCACCAGAAAAACTGGGAGCCTGCGCAACGGCAACCGTATCTTTCTTTGGTTCAACGACTGGCGGTTCTGCAACTAGTGCTTTCCCCTTCTTGCCTTTTTTGCCTTTTTGAGCAACAGATGATTTTTTCTTTGGTGCTCCCCAGCCATCATCAGCAGGTTGCGCAGTGGCTGTCGCTTTTTTGGGTGCTCCCCAACCATCGTCAGCTACTTTCTTTTTATCATCTTTTTTAGGTTTATCCCAACTATCATCAGCGCCTGCCTGGTTTTCAGTACCAAAACCTGCTGCTTTTTCTTCTTCCGACAAGCCTCCTCCCGTATTCGGGATCAGCATGTTTTCATGAAATTTCTCGGCCGTAATTTTTGTCGTGCACGAGTCATTCGTATAGGCGTCAATTAAACCAGCTTTTACGGCATCAATCAGGTATTTCGAAATCTCATTATTCTTCGAGAACATCGACTGATTCTGTTTCTCCTTCAGGTCGATTCGACGCCAAAGGGTTTTCTTCATCATAATATCGTTCTCATTAACAGGCCGAACCGACAGCGAATTAGTGCCATTGGTTGCTTTCTCCTGAGCCCATGCATCCCCCCCTGCCAGAGCCAGCGTAGCAACGGCCAGCGCACTAGCATATCGAATCGTTCTTATTTGTGTCATGGCTACTATTTGTTGTCAAGTATAACGGCCAAAGAGCTACTTTAGTACATTAATATAATGAAACCTGATAGATAGGATTACCCATAGGAACATCGCTGATTTCACCACGGAAGTTCTGACGCTGCACCCCATCTACCTGAATTACCAGACGGTCACCTGGTTGTGCTTCGCCAGCCAATGCACCTAACGATCCGCCAGTTGGTCCAACGGTTATAGCTTGTACACGCTTTGTTCCACGCACCAGCGATATGGTGGCACCTGTTGGCCGGAAACGGGCATCATTGGGCGCATAAGCCGCAAAACTTGGATCAGCCACAGCCCGAATCTGAATACTACGAGCCGATGTAACCGGAACGCCACGTGGATCTGTAGTCCGTTGTCCACCTACCAAATATTCCAATGTTGGCCGTGGCACTAAATTCACTTTAAACCGTTCAGTACCTAATAAACTACCGCTGTTATTAATATTAAGCGACACCGTTTTAGAATTAGGAACAATGGTAACCTTACCCTTTTCACCCGATTGGATAACTGAAGCGCCATCGGCCGAGAAAGTCGGATTCCATAGTGCGCCTAATTGTGGACTCTGAATGCTCAGTTTATTTTCACATCCCAAATATAGAGGAGGCATGGTTCCCGTCTCGATCTGATACGATGGTTTTGCAACAAAGTATTCAGCTTGCAACGGGACCGTTTTCAGACCAGCTGGCGTTTGGTAAGCAATTGACCCGGTAAGTACCCGGCGAGCCAGACCATTTTTATCATAAGCACCGCCCTGAGCGGTAAACTCAACAATACCCTGGCCATCCTGCATTCGAACTGGCGCGCCATTCAGGCTCATGCGAGGCTGAATTCCCGACGACGAAGCTGCCAGAAACATTTGCCCTTTAAACTTCGTACCGGCCACAACCACTTTCGACTCCATGCTCAGCATGGCAATGATCTTATCGAATTTCACATCCTGCGCTCCCACTTTAGTAGCCAGAATATCGAGTACTTCGCCTTCAATACGGCGAACATCGGCTTGCTTCTGACTTAGTACGGCTAAGGCAGCCGGTACGGGCGTTTGGGCAAAGTTCAATTCGGCAAAATCTTTCCGACGCTGGTCTGGAGAACGATTCGCGATAGGATCATCTTTACCATCGAGTGCTAAGGGCGCATATTTCGTACCTGCATATTTCGAGATATTGTCGATATATGTATTCAGATCATCTTTCAGTTTGAAAGCGGCACCGTTACGGCTGGTACCAATCATCAGTTGCGCTACTTTTTCTTCTTCGCTCAGGTTCTTGATATTTCCTGATTCGTCGCGCCCGCCACCAGCGTCAACAACCCGATCTTTTAACTTATCGAGTTCGCCGATAACATCTGAAGTAAGTTTCCGAACATTGTCGGCCTGTTTTACGATTTCCAGATCCGCAGCCCGATTGCCCGACTTTTCAACCGTTGCCCGAATATTCTCGATAGTTGCCTGGTTTACCTTATTTACGGCTATGGTGGATTGCTCCAGGCTATTATTTATTAGCACAAACTTTTCCAGAATTGCCGACGTGACCTGTAAAGCCAGCATTGCGGTCAAAACCAGATACATCATCCCAATCATTTTCTGACGGGGTGTCTCTTTTGAACCTGCCATAAAGTATGGTAGAAAACGGAGGTTAAATGTTAGTTACCACGCATGGCAGTCAGCATGCTACCATATACGTTATTGAGAGATGCCAGGTTACCGGTCAGCTTCGCCATTTCGTTCTTGAACTGCTGTGCATCACGGCTTGCGTCGGTCATGTTTTCCATCGCCGTTGTCAGGCTGCCGTAGAAAGCATTCATGGCTTTCAGGTGTTTGTTGGCATCCTGTAATTCAAGCTCATAAACGGCATTTAAAGCGCCCATATTCTTGGTCACTTTCTGGAATTGATCGCGGTAATCTTTCGCATCTGTAGTGGCATCGGCCATCGAATTCATAGCTGTGATAGCCACTCCATACGACTTATTCATTTCGCCGATCGATGTCGACGCTGATTTTACATTACGAGCATAGTCGTTGGTAGCTACCGTAGCGTCGGTCAGGTCGGTTAGTTTCGAGACCGTATCGTTCAGGTTGCGGAAGCCAGAACCAAGCCGTTCAAACACTTCAGGTGTCACTTTGGCCTGAGCCAGCATCTGATCCATGTTACCGGTCAATCCATTAGCCTGTGGGGTTGGCTTACGCGCTTCGCCCTTATAATCGTCGGCCAATTCCGGATATACCCGTTCCCATGCATAATCACTTGCCGAAGTGGTTGGGTTTGTGAAACTCTGAACGGCGTATAAAATAAAGATGACAACTTCGGTAAGAAGACCGGCCGTTAATAACCAGCCAAATTGTTCGTTGTGGGTAATTTTAGCCCATGCCCCGGCAATAACGACGGCGGCACCGGCACTATAAATGGTTGGTACTAAACGATCCCAAAAAAAATTCGTGGATTTTGCTGCTGCCATGACAAGCGATTTGGTTGGAATAGGTAAACTACTGTTGGGTTAAGATTACGGCGTCAGACCAGACACGAGTGATCTGAGCAATGATATACTATTTTAGCTCAAAGGCTGAATATCAGCGATGCTGATATTCAGCCTCTGAAACACGAAATTCTTTATGCTTTTTTAGGCTTCGCAGCTTTTTTACTACTCTTGCTGCCACCAACACGACCACCGCGTCCCGATGCGGCACGCCCTTCGAGGTTATCCATTACGCAACGGAAACCGATATATGAGCGTTTCTGATCTTCATACTCATAATAGCGAGTTCCTGTTTCCAGATAGTAGGCAATATCTTTCCATGAGCCGCCCCGTACAACTTTCCGTGGCTCATCTGCATTCTGATTGTCGGGGTTCATATCCCATACAATGGCGTTTGAGTTATCGGCATACGCATCCCGGCACCACTCGGCAACGTTTCCGGCCATGTTGTAAAGGCCATAATCGTTAGGGCTGTAAGCATTAGCCGGAGCAGTATACGGATAGCCATCGGCATCGAAATTACCACGCTGTGGTTTAAAGTTTGCCAGATAGCACCCTTTACCATTGGCTACGTAAGGGTTCCCCCAGGGATACTTAGCCCCGCTTTTACCGCCACGGGCTGCCCATTCCCACTCCGCTTCAGAAGGCAACCGGAAACCGAACGAACGGTAACCACCTTCTTTTGTCCGGAAGTCGTCCAATGTGTTTGTACGCCACTGACAGAAATGCTTAGCGGCAATCCAGCTTACCCCCACGACAGGATAGGTATCAAATGCAGGATGCGCATAATAATGCTCCAGCATTGGATCACCATTGTGGTAGGTAAAGTCGTTTTTCCACACGGTTGTATCCGGATAATATTTCGCCATAATTTCTTCTTCACCAAGGACCGATACAGAATCAGCCAACAGCGCGTTGACATACTGCCGGTATTCATGGTTCGAAATTTCGGCATCATCCATATAGAATGAGCTAATGGTAACCTGCCGGTTCATGTTGATCTGAGTAGCAGCGACATCTTCATCTGCCTGCCCCATGATAAACGAACCCGATGGAATCAGGACCATGCCATAAGGAGTTGGCTGTTTCCAACCTTTGCGGCCTGTGGCCGTAATTTCTCCATTGGTAATGCCTACTTCGCCACCTTTGCCGTCTTTACCACCAAATTTTGACTTAATAAAGCCGCAACCTTGCATCAGCAGAATCACCGCTGCGACCATTACCCCACGGGTTGCGTTGGCTGTAAACCATTTGTACTTCATCATTATAGGACTTTAAACCTTCTTCTTGTGCGAGACCAGACTAAAAACGAAAATCTGTTTGGTTATTGTATGTTGAAATTTCTTTACGCAGAATTTATTAAAACGTTGCTCAATTAATGCGTATTAATACTTTTTAACATAACCCCTTTCCGTTCAAAAATACGCAGCTATTTCTTAACTGCATAACAAGAATGCTGCCAAAATCAGAGTCTTTTTAATTCACCACATGAAACCTAAAACAATCCAACGTCATATTAGATTAGTACCGGAATCGTGGCGTCCGTATGATAGGTTTCTTGCGCGGGTCAGGAGCGGGTAGTGCATAAGCCAGCATAATCTCATGCGATGTTGCGCTTTTTACACTGGCTCCTGTTACCAGATCCAGCGAATACCCAATCCGTAATGCGTTGTTCCGCATTAGGTTAATTCCGGCCGTAACCATCACCGCATCCTGATACCGATACCCAACTCCGGCCCATATCCGATTGTCGTATGTACCTACAACGTTGACAGTGGCGGTTGAATTGCGAAGCCCTCCCTTTGTTGCATACTGAATCAGAATAGACGGTTGTATATCAATGTCATAACCCAGCCCCAACCGATACCCTGCACTCAGATATGCATTCGGATAGAGCGGACTGGTCGATCGGTCGGTACCAAGCGTATAGGAAGCCTGGTTCAGGTGATTTACACTAAGCCCAATCCAGTAGTCGGTTGTATTATAATAAACCCCAGCACCAATATCGGGTTTTGCCTGGCTGATCCGGCCAGTCGGAATGAGCGGATCGCCGGGTTCACTGGGGCGAAATTTGCCATAATCGTAGGACTTGTTAAATAAACCAGCCTGAACGCCTAAAGCCAGTGTACCATTTTTCAGGGCCAACCGATAGGCATACGAAACCTGAACGGACTGATTGGTAGTTGCAGCCAGTTTATCGTTAAAGGCATAAATACCAACTCCGCTTTTAATCCGGGCCAACGGCATATTGAACGAAACCAACTGGGTATTCTGCACGCCATCGTCATTACTTCCAATAGCCTGATAACCAAGATACTGTGTCCGCTGGGTCAATTGCAGCCGCGATACCCCCTCCGACCCAGCCGCGGCCGGGTTATAATAGAGTGGGTTATACATATACATGCTAAACTGAGGCTCCTGTTGGGCAAAAACCGACCGTGTAGCCAGCGTCAGCAATAAAAAAGCAAAAACGTAAACTGTGCGAATCATACAAGCAAATAGAAAGAAACCAATGCCAATGGTCTTTGGCCTATTACGACACGCATCGGCGAGTTCGTTGCAACTATGCAGTGCAGTTTACAAATAAACGCCGAAACTGCTACTTTATTGAACCAGAAAAAGAAAGGTTGGCTGCCGAAAAAAGGCACGAAAGCCCCATTTTCAACAACCAACCTTTCTTTAAAGCCAAGTGTTTACGAATTATTGGCTTTTTTAATGTACAAATCCAAAGCTCCTGTCATTGAAGGTGCATTGGGTAGCGGAGCTTCAATGTCGAGGGTAAGGCCAGCGTCGGTGACGGCTTTAGCCGTTGTTGGCCCAAAAGCGGCCATTCGTGTACCATTTTGCTTGAAATCGGGAAAGTTTGTCAGCAACGAACTCACCCCCGATGGGCTGAAAAAAGCAATGATATCGTAGCTCTGAATAGCCAGATCCGACAAATCAGTAGGTACTGTTTCATACATCACGGCTTCCGTGAAGTACAAACTGCTGGTATCCATAAATTCGGGAATGTCGTTCCGACGGATGTTAGAACAGGGAAACAGAAATTTCTCGTTCTTATGCTTCTTGATCAGATCGAATAATTCGGTAGCCGTTTTGTTGCCATTGAAGATTTTTCGCTTCCGAATCACAATATATTTCTGTAGGTAATTGGCCGTTTGCTCAGAAATACAGAAATATTTCATGTCGGCTGGTACTTCGATGCGCCCTTCC harbors:
- the gldM gene encoding gliding motility protein GldM: MAGSKETPRQKMIGMMYLVLTAMLALQVTSAILEKFVLINNSLEQSTIAVNKVNQATIENIRATVEKSGNRAADLEIVKQADNVRKLTSDVIGELDKLKDRVVDAGGGRDESGNIKNLSEEEKVAQLMIGTSRNGAAFKLKDDLNTYIDNISKYAGTKYAPLALDGKDDPIANRSPDQRRKDFAELNFAQTPVPAALAVLSQKQADVRRIEGEVLDILATKVGAQDVKFDKIIAMLSMESKVVVAGTKFKGQMFLAASSSGIQPRMSLNGAPVRMQDGQGIVEFTAQGGAYDKNGLARRVLTGSIAYQTPAGLKTVPLQAEYFVAKPSYQIETGTMPPLYLGCENKLSIQSPQLGALWNPTFSADGASVIQSGEKGKVTIVPNSKTVSLNINNSGSLLGTERFKVNLVPRPTLEYLVGGQRTTDPRGVPVTSARSIQIRAVADPSFAAYAPNDARFRPTGATISLVRGTKRVQAITVGPTGGSLGALAGEAQPGDRLVIQVDGVQRQNFRGEISDVPMGNPIYQVSLY
- the gldL gene encoding gliding motility protein GldL, yielding MAAAKSTNFFWDRLVPTIYSAGAAVVIAGAWAKITHNEQFGWLLTAGLLTEVVIFILYAVQSFTNPTTSASDYAWERVYPELADDYKGEARKPTPQANGLTGNMDQMLAQAKVTPEVFERLGSGFRNLNDTVSKLTDLTDATVATNDYARNVKSASTSIGEMNKSYGVAITAMNSMADATTDAKDYRDQFQKVTKNMGALNAVYELELQDANKHLKAMNAFYGSLTTAMENMTDASRDAQQFKNEMAKLTGNLASLNNVYGSMLTAMRGN
- a CDS encoding SUMF1/EgtB/PvdO family nonheme iron enzyme, whose protein sequence is MMKYKWFTANATRGVMVAAVILLMQGCGFIKSKFGGKDGKGGEVGITNGEITATGRKGWKQPTPYGMVLIPSGSFIMGQADEDVAATQINMNRQVTISSFYMDDAEISNHEYRQYVNALLADSVSVLGEEEIMAKYYPDTTVWKNDFTYHNGDPMLEHYYAHPAFDTYPVVGVSWIAAKHFCQWRTNTLDDFRTKEGGYRSFGFRLPSEAEWEWAARGGKSGAKYPWGNPYVANGKGCYLANFKPQRGNFDADGYPYTAPANAYSPNDYGLYNMAGNVAEWCRDAYADNSNAIVWDMNPDNQNADEPRKVVRGGSWKDIAYYLETGTRYYEYEDQKRSYIGFRCVMDNLEGRAASGRGGRVGGSKSSKKAAKPKKA
- a CDS encoding type IX secretion system membrane protein PorP/SprF; this encodes MIRTVYVFAFLLLTLATRSVFAQQEPQFSMYMYNPLYYNPAAAGSEGVSRLQLTQRTQYLGYQAIGSNDDGVQNTQLVSFNMPLARIKSGVGIYAFNDKLAATTNQSVQVSYAYRLALKNGTLALGVQAGLFNKSYDYGKFRPSEPGDPLIPTGRISQAKPDIGAGVYYNTTDYWIGLSVNHLNQASYTLGTDRSTSPLYPNAYLSAGYRLGLGYDIDIQPSILIQYATKGGLRNSTATVNVVGTYDNRIWAGVGYRYQDAVMVTAGINLMRNNALRIGYSLDLVTGASVKSATSHEIMLAYALPAPDPRKKPIIRTPRFRY
- a CDS encoding uroporphyrinogen-III synthase; translated protein: MNETSMQSTEDRLTKVNRLLVTQSRPADEKSPYFDLVSKYNIQIDFRPFIQIQGVSYKDFRRQKINILDHTAIIFTSRNAIDHFFRICQEGRIEVPADMKYFCISEQTANYLQKYIVIRKRKIFNGNKTATELFDLIKKHKNEKFLFPCSNIRRNDIPEFMDTSSLYFTEAVMYETVPTDLSDLAIQSYDIIAFFSPSGVSSLLTNFPDFKQNGTRMAAFGPTTAKAVTDAGLTLDIEAPLPNAPSMTGALDLYIKKANNS